GGTTGACCCTTTTTAAACAGGAGGCATATCTTCCCTTTAACAATACAATCAATTCACAGGATtgaggttggacaaacacatgGACATGGATTTTTGGAGGTTGCTTCTGTTGCCTACTGTACACCTGGTGCACCTGCCCTGTGCTGTGCAGGGAGAACACACGTGGGGACGAGTCCAGAAGATAGACCTGCCTTAGGTGTGAGTGCAGAACGTGTATCCAGAAAAGCAAGTGTGCGTGCCCTTTTACTAGTGCGGATGGTCAGCTGGGAGGAAAGTGGGTCCTTTTCTGATCTTCAAAGCTTGGGTTCAGGAACTGAGTGAGGTTTGTCACAATTCTTCTTCCCCTTAGGTTAGGACAGAAAATAACAGGTGGCAGAAACAAAGGGGTGAGAGGTGGAGGATGAGGGAGCAGTAAAACAAGCATGGTGTCAAACTGGTTCTACATCATGCCTGGTGAGATGAGTGGTGAAGGGCTAAGCAGGCAGGTGTCACTTCTGGGTGATGGGATCACTTGGCATGGGCACAGGTGAGCAACAAGGGTAGCATGTACCAGGATACCTTGAAAACAATCAGATATGAGAGATGGAGAGAATGAAAATGATAAACAGAGGCCAACAACTGAAGACCTCAAGTGGGGGAAAGGACTGTCACTGAATGAGCTCACCCTGTGAGAGCCATAGCACCAGGGAGCCAAGTTACCATTTTCACGATGGTTTGTGTAACTCTGTCTTTCTGGTGCTTCAACAGAAAGGGCCAGATTGAAAATCTGTCTTTGCACTAGCCTTTTCCAAATAttgttctgcaaaaaaaaaaagaaaagaaaaagaaagctgcTACTCCTGGTTCTGCTAAATCTGTAACAAAACAAGCCGGCCAAAGTGCAATGGCAAAAACCTGCTTTATCATTGATAACCCTGTTGGCTCCTGGAGCTGGCTGCCACATTAGGGACATTCACACAACAAACATTGAGcttagaaaatgcagcttttaaaaacattctgGCCTGCTTTTAGCTCCGGGGAGGACCCTTGAAGCCTGTGAGTTAAAGATGAACTAACTCACAGCACCAGTTTAATTCATAGGCAGCCTTAGACTGTATGCACAGACCTAGCTACATGAGAAGCCTCTGTACTGTCTCTGATCTGTCCCCAAACAACTGAATTCCTGAGAGGAACGTGCTGTCTGCTCAGCCAATTACATATCTTGAGCCTAATCCCTGTTCTGTGTTGCACATGGGAAAGGGGCACCAAGGGGCTCATGCAGCAGCAAGGTTAGACCACCCTTGTAAGCATACTATGTTGAAGCCTCTGTTCAGCACCAGCCACAGGGCCCAGCTGACATGTCCCTAGTATTCCAACACCCTTGGAAGTGTTCTGTTGTCTTGGGGTGTAGCTAGCAGCATGGCCCCCAGGGATATACTCTGTTCCTTTTGAAAGCACAGTTAGACATGCTACAGAGTCACTTCTCCCCTGTGCTAGTAGGGTGGCTCTTGGACTCACCATATggccagctcactgctgctgccccACCTTTTCAAAATCAAACAGAGCCAGGACAGGATTTTGCCTAGGTCAGACCATCAGCAAGAAGGAGAAGAGAGTACATGTATTTTGTATAAATGTCGCTCTCATTTATTGGGATCCACCCCAGTGGGTGAAGCTAATTTTGGAGAAGCCACCAAAAGCTGATTGCCTGAGTTTCCCTTCTTATTCTCCATGCCACACTGCTCTTTCTCATAGCATCACAGCTTTCCAGGGCAGAAGAGGCCATtatgataatttagtctgacctcctccaagTCCTAGAATTTCACTGAGCAGTTCCCACCTCAAGCTAATAACACATTACTCATCCTCCTCCATCTGTCCCCCCAAAAAACTGATGGAGGAGGCAAGTTATAGGGCTGTCACTATTGGGGACACTTGTATGGATGTAGCTACACCAGTGCCGATTCCTAGGGTAAGTGCATCATACAAGCCCAAGTCCCATGTAATACATCAGTGTAGCTAAATCAGTACAGGTGTCCCTTGTACAGACTGGTCCATAGTTTCCCTGTTCCATTTAGTATTTGAACTATGATTTGTGAATGAACTCACCCTCTTGTAGTGGGTTACTTAACAAAGTCAGTATTGCTCCTAGATACctacatatttttttctgaaaagcttCAGACTTTAAGCACCTCCCTGTCTCTGAAGAACAATTTTAGAACAAAACTGTCACTTTTAGAACCAACTTTTCCTGCTAATTTgactagaaaaaaaaagtccctgcAAATAGCAAACCCCTCCAAATGGGAGAGTAATTATCTTAAATTGAGCtttatttctggtttaaaaaaatacccaCCCAACCTGTAGAGCATGTGATGCAGGCTGGAAGCATTAGAGTTAAATACTGGCCTGTTTTACAGtgaaagggaaggaaatagaccagaggaaggaaggaaggaagaagagattAGAGAATGTGACAGATGTAAATAGTCTCAGAGGAGCCACTGTGTCCCAGGGCCTCTCCCCAGGGGAGTTTTCACACCAAAGAATCTGGTAGCATGAATGAAGAACGACATCATTTATTTATTCAGCCAGCATTGAGCTGTTTTCTTAAGACATCGAAATAACCTCACACCACAAGCATTAAATTGTTGGCAACATGATAAAGATGTCTGTTTAATTTAGAGGCTTGATAACCCGCTAAGTAAATAAACTTTTATTCCCTGGTTTGTGAGTAGGCCTGAAAGTGCATGGAAGAGCTTGAATGAAAGGGTTTTGCAAGGGTTAGTCCTAAAAGCTGGGCCTGACAGACGTGGGAGTCTTTGAGAGAGGAGGTATATGACTTCTAGGTTTGGCGCTCAGTTGACTAGCTGGGAAGCAAATAGCTGGGGCCACTTCAGTCTGAGATTATTATCTGTAgcctgggctcagggctccaTTGTTCTAGATGTGGtaacaaacacataacaaagcCTCAAAGAGAGTTCCTGGCCCAAAGAGTCTGCAACCTAAGAATAAGATGAGAGACAACTGGTGGCTGCAAcaaacagacaagggggagcacATGGAAACAATGAGCTGCTACTGGTCAGTATGACAAACAGCAGAGACAGCAAACAGGCTGCCTACCCATTGTCGAGATTTTTGTTGACAGTTTTGGCACCCTGGCAGAGCAGAGTTCCAATGGGAGACTGATGCCTTCACTGAATAGCTAAcagagagtttcagagtaacagccgtgttagtctgtattcgcaaaaagaaaaggagtacttgtggcaccttagagactaaccaatttatatgagcatgagctttcgtgagctacagctcacttcatcggatgcatccgatgaagtgaactgtagctcacggatgcatccgatgaagtgaactgtagctcacgaaagctcatgctcaaataaattggttagtctctaaggtgccacaagtactccttttctttttgctaatagaGAGTGACAGTCATTCACATTACAAAAGTGACCCTCTCATTGTCAGTAGAGCAAAAGACTGTTGTACCAATGGAGACGTGTTAGCACATTCTAGCACCAGGGAAAAGGAAGGGCGGGGGTGGATTAGTGAGCTAGACACAAATGCCTGAAGCAAGCAAATTTTGCCCACAAGAGCCATATGAGATGTATTTCTCATGCCAATCCTGcagatttcttctttctttccgtCTGCAACTCCCTGGccatgcccagccccagcccagtcaTGGCCAATACTTTCAAAAGGGGCTGGAGTGTTTGGGTGCCTCTGTTCTTGGGAGTTCTGTTTGAGCAAGCTttaaggggcttgattttcatgaactgctgagcacccacaactgtAGCTGAGTGTGATGGGACTTGCCAGGTGTCTGTAAAGTAACCCAGCCTTGAGATGACGAAGGCATCAGTAACACTGCTGAGGCCCTCATCTGCGAGGAAGGGCCACAACCTTGTTCTGTCCAGCTACAGGTGGGAAAAGACACTAACACTAAAACAGCTGGAACAGCAAAGGAGCCGTTAGGGCTCTGAGTCCATGAAAAGGGTAGGACTgcatccccccagccccattccttACAGGGAGACACAgtctagtggtttgagcacaggactgggagccagaaacaATTTAGCTTTAATCCCATCTCAGACAATGCCGTCCCCTCTcccctgtgaccttgggcaaagtcaCCTGACTTCTCAGTGCCTTGGTtaccccagctgtaaaatagggaccTTAATAATACCCCACCTTCTCGAGGGGCTGTGAAGAATAAGTAAAATGTTTTGGTGATTAAAAGAGCTACAAATCCTGGACATTATTATTCTGCTAGATGAATCCTTCTGACCCACCAGTGTGCTTTAATAGTAATGCAGCACCACAGGAGTGCCTGCCACTTTACAGACAAATTACCAACACTGGCTCTTTCCATAGGGTTTACAATGTAATTTACCCATGACATAGAGAGAGACGACATGAGACATGGGGGAGTGGAAAAGGCAAGTTAACACCCTGACATTCCTATGATGGTAAtaatttatattgttattttaataTGTAGCATGTTTCGTGCTTATGCGTTTTATCTTGACTCTGATcttatttttttagttttgtttttttcttcattttattatCGTTAATTGGCAGACGTGTGGGGTCATGGTGCACAAGATCAGGGCAGGTCATTCCAGGCATAGAGGGGGCCGCATTACTTCCTTCCCATGGGGGCTCAATTCCTGACCATTCACTCTGTTCCTTGGTGAACCCAAACCAAAGCTCGGCTCCAAGAATGCAGAGAAACGGCAGACTCTAGGGTCAGTGAAAAGGAGACAGAGCAGAGTGTCAGACCAAGCCATGGCACAGACTCCCCTAGCAGCTGCACAAAAGGCAGGACAAGGCGGAATCATGCAGCTTTCTGCATTTGCGAGCCCTTGGCCAGGAATTATGTTGCTCAACATTGCCATCTGAAATTGCTGAGAGACGAGCAGGGCCACCATCCTGTTGTGTCTGTGCACTGTGTACCTGGGTAACATCAGAAGGCTGTATATGCTGGGAGGACAGCAACATGAGCCAACCTTATTTTAAACTGTGGTTTAGTTTTAAAGTAGGAGGCATTACTTGCCTATTAAGGAGAGTCTCCATTTATTCAAATTTCAGGTTACAACTGTGCAACATACTCTATTTAAATTCAAACTACATATAAATATATTCTATGTTAATTTAAGCCTCCGGAGCATGTTCACCATAGAAAAGCTGTTCTAGATTCCTCTATACTGTACTACTTTGAGTGCAACAAGCTAATTATAAGTTGACATCATATTGctaaaaacaaaatgcatgtttGTTCCTTCTGCACTTCATGAGTTTTGAAACCTGGTTTGTAGAACTCATTAACGCTGAGCCCACTGGGCTGGGGACTTACTGGATAGAAACTACTGCATGTACTAAAGACGACAGTTTTAAAAAGGTGAATCATGCAAGACTCCTGGCACTGCCAGCAGAATGTTTGTGCCATCTGAATGTTCTTCTTTCACTGAACAATATAGTCACTGGAAAAATCTTACTTTTAATCAGCGCAAGAAATAAAATAGCAATAGTAATTAATGAATGTCAGGCAGAAAAGAGGAATCCAGGACTTTCCAGTGTTGGTGTGTGGGAGAATTCCCTTTGCTTCTGCGCTGCTGTGGATCATTATTTCCACACaaggaaaaaaatggggaaagtACAAAGTCTCAGGACTAACATCCCTGAAGGGTAACTGCTGCCTGAGTCAGGATTTTTAGACAGTGGCCATGATGTTTCTGTGAATTAGAACATTTTTCTCAAGACCCTTCACTGTGGTAGCACACTCCTTACTTTCCTGACGAGCTTGCCCTCTTAAGGAGATATCGTTTATTACAGCAGCATCCAGAAGCCCCAGTCAAGATCCGGGCCCATTGTACTGTGTAAACATATCTGAAAACGCAGTacttgccccaaggagtttatgGTTGTGAAGCAATAGATAATGCaagaaagggaaggaaatggGGATGAGGGTACAATGAAATGTCATGTGGCTATTCAAGTTTCTCGTGCTCAGCAATTTAaatcaaagaaataaaatagatcTTTTTTAGTGTTTAGTTTGACCTTTCACACCTGTATTCAGAGTTTAGCAATGCTATTGCTTTTGGCAATAAGAGGAGGCCATTAGATAGTGACATGAGAAGAGAACTGAAAGGTACCACTGTGCTACAACGAGCTATGCAAGCAATTCTTCCAACCCAAGACAAACCCCAAATCCATGAGTGGAGGGGGGAAGCTCTTTTTACTTAGTGTGCCCCTTTGCACTGCTGGGCTTATCCTGATCTGGGCAAACACTGGCATAGTGGAAGACTCTGTTAGGATAGGAAGCCTCCATAAATCCTCCTTCCTGTTCCAGAGGACTAGGACAGATATAAGAATTATATCCTAATCTCTTGCTTAAGCAGCAGAATGAAGAAATATAAGAGCAATGGCAGGAGGGGTCCCCTGCAAGCAGCTCAccaggtgaggtgaggtgggggaggggggaacgtTTTGTCACAGGAATCTGCAGCAGAAGCATCTCTGTAAAGGTCTCCAGTTTCGTCTTTTCCCAGCTGTTCACAAAAACAGTGCCAAGTCCTACCCCCTGTCCTGGTAACATGCCAGATGCCAAGATGTAGGTCAGAAGGAATTGATTCAGAAGCTCACAGGATAGCTGAATGCACCCACAAACTGCGTGCCCATTCCATTTGTCATAAAAAAAACAGCAAGAACTAGCCATGAGCAGGACAGACTGCTAGGAAATAGCATGCAAACAACCAGTTCCGTAAATGTACACAGGACTTGACAAAAAAATGTGCTCGGACACACAAATACAATACCCCAGCTCAGCTGCAGGAAGCCCTGGAGGCATCCTAGCTAAAGAGCTCAATGTGGAAGGTTTAATGAAAGGAGAAGAAAGTTTGGAACACAGGCAGTGAAGAGGCTGGCCCAGGCACAGCAAGTGTCATGAGCAtcccttttattttgtttcagcTTTTATTTGGTCCCATACTTTTAAGATGCATCttctgggctttgaatcaggtatGATGTTTCAGAAGAAATATCACCCAGACCCTGGGAGGCAAGTCTCTTTGCAACAGACTGGCAgggcaaacattttttaaaatgtccactaCCTTTGGATGCCTCAgagtttgggtgcccagcttgagacaccatGGGCCTGGTCTTCATAAGTGCTTAACGCCAgcaagctcccattgatttcagttgcaattGTAGGTGCTCATCTCTTCATAAAATTCGGCCTGAAGGGTCTCATGTTGGACACACAACAAATGAGAGACCTAAAATCAaagatcacttttgaaaaatttggctcaAGTATCCAGCAAAATCTGCATCCAGTTTCCATATCGAGGCTTTGAATTAGCAATAAGGAGCGGTATTCACTGGGCTACTGTGAAGGGCTGCCTTACCAGCTGGCTGCCCTAGCGCTGCACAGCACTATCTACTACATTGAAATTCACAGTGAATGGACATGCAAATCAGATGTACTCTAGACCTTCAGTTACCTGGATGCAACTCCCATATTCTTTAAGGGCAGAAGTGAGGGCAGACGTGAGCACACTGTATCCAGAAATATTGGAAAGCCAATTGCTGCTTGGTTACTTAAGCAAAGGGATTTCCCAATTTTCACAATGACAGAGTTTGGAACAACTTGAAAGCTCATGGCCTTACTGTTTTTTTGGTGGCTCTATCAGTTGGTGAATGTTTGAGCAAGGAGACACCATCCAGTTGGAGGGTGGTTGAATTCTGTAGAGCCTTTCCTTCCCTGAGGAGAAAGAGAATTAAAGTAGATTGAAACACCACTGAACTACTTCACTGCCCAGGTTGTGCTTCTCCATGAAATGTATGGTGTACTGGAGACAGCAGCTCAAGGACTCAATTCCTCTAGTGACCTAGGTCATGATGTGTGAGAGCAGAGTCAGGACCCTGATGCTCTAGGGCAGAGAAGTGTGTTCACTGGCTGGAGCCACACCCTATTCTGTGCTGTGAATTGTCAGAGGGAGCTGACTGAGGACTACAATGATAGAGAACTGTGCTGCACTAAATGGAGCACACATCGGCTTTGACACTCTTGGGAACTGAAGAATTTGCTTCTTAGATTGAAGAGTATTTTGGACCGGTAGTTTGTAATGGACTTCACTGCTGCTATGAGAACCAGATCCCAGTAGCTTTGCATCAGACTTTCTTTGCACTGTGACTTAAAAATTAACACAAGTCTTTCCTGTAATTACTCATTGTCACTACTTTATtaacaatatatttaaaatctgaaataaCAGACTAACATTTTGCAAGCAGTATTACTTCTCATTCTCTACAAGAAAAAACTTTGCATAAATAATTTACATGagaaaataaatatgtaatttaCTCTTTGAAACAATAGCTTTCACATTTAGATTCTGGTTCCACTTAAAATAGTTGCAAAATATACCAAAGTTGTAAACTCACATCTTAGAAGATTTTTACGTCAACTTTACACAGAAAATACGAACAGCAAGGAATTATATTCCATCCAGATTTTGGATTATGTGATACTACGGTTTGCAGTCCTACAGCATATGTACAGCATTTGAATATTAACTTTCCAATAATACTCTTTAatgtaaaaacacaaacacatgtATGAATGGTGTGAAGCTGTTTAAAAGGAAAGACACTGTCAAACTGAACTGCACATAGCCAAGACTTCTCAGAAGGAATTCACTGGTTTTCAAATGAGCATAGGCTCACGCCAATGTGGAACCAGCACCTTACCCTCAGAACCTGCCATGCCCAATCCAGCACAACAGAGCATACAGTCAGAtgatccaaactttgcagaaCAGAGAACAGAAGAAGCTGACATCTCAGCTTTGATGCTAAAGTCAATTTGCTTTTGGAGGAGTAAGGCAAATACTCAGTATCCTTCCTATTGGCCCTCACTGTAAATTACTGAACTGTGTTAGAAGTAGTTTTAAAAACTCTAGGAAAAATACGTATGGCCCTCCATATATCTGTTTAAAAGATGAACATCATAGAGTTATGGGGTTTGGGAGGGTCCTCCATGTGGCCATCTGCCTCACTCTCCAGCATCTGAGCAGGATTGGTTTCAATATCCCATAGTCATTTCTGATGGTGTCAAATCTCAACCTTAAATCTGTTGAGTCTTGTACTATAAGAGTAAAGATATGGAATGGCTCAGACTCACATTTATACTTGCACTTTGGGATCACAAATTTCATGTTTGACTCATGTTTCTCCTCATTTAAGGAAATTACTTGGGCATGCAGAAATCTGGCAGGACTGTattctttttcactgaaacaTTTGAATTTCCTTAGTCTGCTATTGCTACTTTCCTAAAATTCAGTCAAAGCTTGTTGACTCTTCTCCTGTTGTTTCCCTACTCTCATTCTTGTCCTGCCTGAAGTGGTTTTGAGAGGGCTTCCAAGATTCTGTTCAGACAAAGTAAGGACAATGACCTCTTGCAAAGTGTAATATATGGAACAGTCACCATAATACCTTTGCTTCCTCTGCCTTTCTCAGTGTGCACACCACAAAACCCTATGCAAATTCCCAGGCTAACTCTCCTTTCACATTGAATTTAGGTGCTGCTCCCACCAGCTCAATTTCTCTCTTTCATCAGACCACAGCTGTTAGAATCCGATAGGTTTTGACTATGCGAGCCCTTGACCTAGTGTTGCAGGAGGAATGGGATTCCACTGCATTCAAAACCTTACTCTGTGGCCTGTCTGTCTGCCATTTGATGAAATGCAAAATATCCAGAGCTGTTGGGCAGTACCTCTCAGAAGGGACCTTCTAATAGGCGTTTTCTAGCTCAGGCTGGTTGGATTTGCTGCCCCTTGCTCTGGAGAGACGaggctttttgtttttctgaggcCTGATGGTTTCCTTACCAAAGTCCTTCAGCTCAGACTGGTTGTGGTAGCGAGTGTAGCGCTTGCATTTACATGCGGTGACAGCTCGGATTTTGTAAGTCCGAGTCTCTTCCTGGGGGCAGGCCAGCTGGATGCGCTGAGTGCGAGCGTGCGCGGGAATGCAGCGGTAATCCAGGGCATTCTGGCGCCACCACTTTCCTCTGCCAATAGAGttagggaggaggtgggaggggaaacactGGCCTGAGCAGACCAGCTCCTTTATGGGCTTGAAGCTGCGGCAGGGCCCATCAATGACATACCGGGTGGAGCGCAGCTCTCTGCAGCTGAAATCTGAGGCATCTgcaatgaaaaaacaaactaGTTACAGGCATCTCCATCCCTTCATGTTCATCATGCCTCTAGCCTCATGCTGCAGCTGAAATCCAGCCCCAGGACCTTTAAACCAGCACATTTTTATCCAAAATTGTACTAATAAAGCCCACAAGGAGATGGTTAAAGTCAAGCAAGCATCACCTGGAAATTTCAGGTAAAGTTCTCTCCTACCCAGGAAGCTGCACACCAGGCAGGAGAAAGGCTGGTATTGGCATAAAGAAGAGTCTGCTTCTCTATCATTCAGAAATTGAACAATAAGAGCTGGCTCTGCACCAAACCCTGCATCCAAACACCCCCATACTGCAGACCATGTTGCAGCTCAGTATTTGTATAAATAAGAGATTAAAACCTGCAGGACCACGTAGGAAAAAGACATATCAGGTGCTACATGGGAAAACACGTGAGCTAAAAAGGAAGCAAATAGGATGTGCAGGAAGCTGAGGCAGGAATCAGAACAGCCCTAAGCATTGACCTCTCTGGGCAGAAATAAAGATGTTTAAGGGTTAAATTTTGCTCATTTCCACCTGCTTGATTCTGGAATAACACCACTGGAGACACTGGGGGTGAGCTGCAGGAGGGCAATGGAGGACCAACAGACTCAGATTCTGCCCCCTTCAAGCCACCTGTGGGCTAAAAACCTTCtctcatttacattagtttaactCAATTGATCTCAGTTGCTCACTTTGGACTTAAGCTGGAATAAGCAAGAGCAAAACTTGGCCCAAAGTTTTGgtgaaaatcaaaatcaaaattctTATAGCCAAATTCTGCCTGCACTTCTGCCACTCCACCCTCATTTAGCCGGCCTGCACAGGTGTGAACAAGTGCAGACTTTGTCCCTTCTATTTTCTGTAAAGGGCCACGGATCCCTGCAAAGGCTTCTGACCAGCATCAGACATGTTATAGGTCTCCTTGTTCTGATCTCCAGAGTCCCTTGTAGTGACACGTGACTAATAACAAGAACAATAAGGAAACTGGCAGATGGCAACTGTGACTAAGGATGGAGTTCCCACCTCTTGGAGAACCCATTAATTCACCACTCATTTGGCTTTCCAGCCCTCCCACTCTCTGTTCTAATCCCACATCATCCATGTCATTTCCTTCAGTCAGACAGAGGCATCTTCTGCCGAATTAGAAACCTTACCAGGCTTTTGCTTGTGCTTTAATAGATTGCCAGAGGCAAGGGATACAGTAGAAAATATGAGAGTTTCGCTCTAAGGATTTAGAAAAGCTCTTTTAATAGGCAAAGAACTTTCCATTTAAATAATTGATGCTTCAGATGCATTTATCATCAGAAAGGGGAAGAGCTCTGTCTCCATGAGGGTTTCTTTCTGTCTTTGCTCAATCAATGTCCTTAGCTACACATGTTTGAAATGTATGCAGATTGTGAAGACTGTTTAGCAAATAAGGTCTTGAACTTCATCTATCTGAACACACTTTATTCCTCTTGTCTAAGCAAAAGAAATACATGGAGCACAAACGAGAATTTAATTGTGACAAAAACCTACAAAGGTGGAAAACCAAAGAGAAGGCTGTTGTCATCCATTTTCCTTGCTGTGAAAAAGGCACATCTCTGCTACGGCCACTAAAGGAGACTAGTAGCTTGAATTCTGAATTTCTTAGTGGTATAATGTTTTTTAGACACACGTTTCTCTCAGTGAATTTTTAAGGATTTCCCCCTATGGTA
The DNA window shown above is from Chelonia mydas isolate rCheMyd1 chromosome 27, rCheMyd1.pri.v2, whole genome shotgun sequence and carries:
- the SOST gene encoding sclerostin, with the protein product MQISWAVCSVCVLIQIAVHTVEGWQVFKNDATEIIPELPENTETPVEQTYSNNNTMNQAKHGGRQPQQSLDPNDASDFSCRELRSTRYVIDGPCRSFKPIKELVCSGQCFPSHLLPNSIGRGKWWRQNALDYRCIPAHARTQRIQLACPQEETRTYKIRAVTACKCKRYTRYHNQSELKDFGKETIRPQKNKKPRLSRARGSKSNQPELENAY